The bacterium genomic interval CCGAAGCCCCCACCTCGCCGATCTTCTGGCCCTTGGCAACATACTGCCCCTGCCGAACGTTGATCCGGTTCAGATGCCCGTAAGCGGTCTGGTAGCCGAATCCGTGGTCCAGCACCACGAACCGTCCATAGCTGAAATAGTGCCCCGAATAAATGACCTCACCCGCCGCCGTCGCCACCACCGACGTGCCCCGTTCGTTGGCGATATCCACGCCCGGATGATGCTCGGTCTGCTTGGTAAAGGGATCGCGGCGAATGCCGAAGGCGGAAGAAATGTAGCCGCCTTCAAGAGGCCGCAGGGTGGGCGTATGTTCGAGAAGCTCGGCGTTGGAGGTGAACTTCTGATGAATCTCCTCGAAGCTGGACTTCTGCAGATCCAGCTCGCGCTCGATCTTGTCCAGACTCCAGATCCGCTTGGTGAACTCGGCGAACTGCGGATCCAATAGGGTCTCCCGGACCGCACCGCCCACACCGACCTGCCGCACGTCCTCGTCAACCTGTGGAAGGTCGGCCAGAATGCGGAGCATGTGATCGGTCTCGGTCAACTCGGCCAGATCACGGTTCACGTCCCCGATCCGCTTCTCGAGATCGCCGATGTGGCCGCGCAGCCGCAGATTCTCGGCCCGTAGCGCCTGATTCTCGCGCGACTTGAGCAGGTTGCTCGTCACCACACCGGCCACCATATTGGTAATAAGAAAAACAACCGCAAGCGCGAGCATAGCCACTCGAACCTTGCGGTGCGTGAACGTCAGTTCGACCTTGCGGGTAAGGTCGTGCGACAGGTAAATCAGCTTGAATTTACGAGGTGCCATCCACTCCCTGAAAAAAGGCTGCTATGCCAGTGCCTATCGCAACGGCAACAATCTACCCGCCCCGCCCGCCGTCCTTCCCCGGAAGGCAGGATGTGTAATATCATACCTTTATGTGCGATCTCCGCAATGCGTACGTCAACTTCTACTAAGTTACTGCATGCGAATCATTTTGTCAAGCAGAAAATGCGCCAACATACGCTGAGAAAGTCGAGGTCAGTGCCCGTGGCTGCAATACCCCCCGCCGCAACACCCGCCGCCACCGAAGGACCCGCATGACTCATTTCCCCCGCAACATTCGTCCGGAGTGGAAGAGGAACCCGCCGAAGTCGTGGCAAAGGCGGAATACAATCGGGTGAAGGAACCGCCCGGCCCGCAGGTGCATTCCCTCGGTGCGGCAGCCTGTTCTGCCGTCTGTCCGAATACCTCAATCGTTCGTCCACAACTCTGGCAGCGGTACTCGTAGATGGGCATAAAGCGAGACTCCTCGAAAGACGG includes:
- a CDS encoding M23 family metallopeptidase — protein: MAPRKFKLIYLSHDLTRKVELTFTHRKVRVAMLALAVVFLITNMVAGVVTSNLLKSRENQALRAENLRLRGHIGDLEKRIGDVNRDLAELTETDHMLRILADLPQVDEDVRQVGVGGAVRETLLDPQFAEFTKRIWSLDKIERELDLQKSSFEEIHQKFTSNAELLEHTPTLRPLEGGYISSAFGIRRDPFTKQTEHHPGVDIANERGTSVVATAAGEVIYSGHYFSYGRFVVLDHGFGYQTAYGHLNRINVRQGQYVAKGQKIGEVGASGRATGSHLHYEVRVNGRPVNPTDYFFEDVAGLPTAGRRN
- a CDS encoding zinc ribbon domain-containing protein, translated to MPIYEYRCQSCGRTIEVFGQTAEQAAAPRECTCGPGGSFTRLYSAFATTSAGSSSTPDECCGGNESCGSFGGGGCCGGGYCSHGH